A single genomic interval of Syngnathoides biaculeatus isolate LvHL_M chromosome 1, ASM1980259v1, whole genome shotgun sequence harbors:
- the ndufv1 gene encoding NADH dehydrogenase [ubiquinone] flavoprotein 1, mitochondrial isoform X2, whose translation MLSLTRAVVSGAARAPAALSHAAVVRFNSTAQSPPKKTKFGPLADEDRIFTNLYGRHDWMLNGALKRGDWYKTKEILLKGVDWILNEIKVSGLRGRGGAGFPTGMKWSFMNKPSDGRPKYLVVNADEGEPGTCKDREIMRNDPHKLVEGCLVAGRAMGARAAYIYIRGEFYNESSNLQVAIHEAYAAGLIGKNACGSGYDFDVFVMRGAGAYICGEETALIESLEGKQGKPRLKPPFPADVGVFGCPTTVANVETVAVAPTICRRGGTWFLSFGRERNSGTKLFNISGHVNHPCTVEEEMSVPLKELIERHAGGVRGGWDNLLAVIPGGSSTPLIPKKVCEEVLMDFDGLVQAQTGLGTAAVIVMDKSTDIIKAIARLIEFYKHESCGQCTPCREGVDWMNNMMWRFVQGDARQSEIDMIWEISKQIEGHTICALGDGAAWPVQGLIRHFRPVMESRIAQFQQQKQATA comes from the exons ATGCTGTCCCTGACTCGGGCCGTCGTGAGCGGGGCGGCGCGTGCCCCGGCGGCGCTCAGTCACGCCGCCGTTGTGCGATTCAACAGCACTGCGCAG AGTCCTCCAAAGAAAACCAAATTTGGGCCACTGGCTGATGAGGACAGAATTTTCACCAACCTCTACGGCCGTCACGACTGGAT GTTGAATGGTGCCTTGAAGCGTGGAGACTGGTACAAGACCAAGGAGATTCTCCTCAAGGGAGTGGACTGGATCCTCAACGAGATCAAAGTGTCGGGTCTGCGCGGGAGAGGAGGCGCGGGGTTCCCCACCGGTATGAAGTGGAGTTTCATGAACAAGCCCAGTGACGGCAG GCCCAAATATCTGGTCGTGAACGCGGACGAGGGTGAGCCGGGCACGTGCAAAGACCGGGAGATCATGAGGAATGACCCCCACAAGCTGGTGGAGGGCTGCCTGGTGGCCGGCAGAGCCATGGGGGCCCGCGCCGCATACATCTACATCCGGGGGGAGTTCTACAACGAGTCGTCCAACCTGCAG GTGGCCATCCACGAGGCGTACGCGGCGGGGCTCATCGGCAAGAACGCGTGCGGCTCGGGCTACGACTTTGACGTGTTCGTGATGCGCGGCGCCGGCGCCTACATCTGCGGCGAGGAGACGGCGCTCATTGAGTCGCTCGAGGGGAAGCAGGGCAAGCCGCGGCTCAAGCCGCCATTTCCCGCCGACGTGG GCGTGTTCGGCTGCCCGACGACGGTGGCCAACGTGGAAACGGTGGCCGTGGCGCCCACCATCTGCCGCCGCGGGGGCACCTGGTTTCTGAGCTTCGGCCGGGAGAGGAACTCCGGCACGAAGCTCTTCAACATCTCGGGCCACGTCAACCACCCGTGCACCGTCGAGGAGGAGATGTCCGTCCCCCTGAAGGAGCTCATCGAGAGGCACGCGG gcgGTGTTCGCGGCGGATGGGACAACCTGTTGGCCGTCATCCCCGGCGGCTCGTCCACGCCGCTCATCCCCAAGAAGGTGTGCGAGGAAGTGCTGATGGACTTCGACGGCCTCGTCCAGGCCCAGACGGGCCTGGGTACCGCCGCGGTCATCGTCATGGACAAATCC acCGACATCATCAAGGCCATCGCCCGTCTGATCGAGTTTTACAAGCACGAGAGCTGCGGCCAGTGCACCCCTTGCAGAGAAG GGGTGGACTGGATGAACAACATGATGTGGCGTTTCGTGCAAGGCGACGCGCGGCAGTCGGAGATCGACATGATCTGGGAGATCAGCAAGCAGATCGAAGGACACACCATCTGTGCCCTGGGAGACGGCGCCGCCTGGCCCGTGCAG GGCCTGATCAGACACTTCAGGCCCGTGATGGAAAGCCGAATCGCCCAATTCCAACAACAGAAGCAGGCCACAGCTTAA
- the LOC133499514 gene encoding phosphatidylinositol 4-phosphate 5-kinase type-1 alpha-like → MATAATPEEPEGLQSHPGNSTEAGKEIPAPVLKNTSGHRGGDQTGETVYKKTPSWALQGAIQLGITHTVCSLAQKSERDVLLQDFEEVESIYFPGEGSSHTPAHHYGDFGFKTYAPIAFRYFREMFCIQPDDYMCSLCSEDLIELSNPGASGSLFYLSHDDQFIMKTVQRKEAEFLQKLLPGYFMNLNQNKRTLLPKFYGLYCIQRNGTNIRIVVMNNLLPSSVRLHLKFDLKGSTYNRRASSKERAKALPTYKDLDFLQDMPDGMLLDPDMYNAFCKTVQRDCLVLQSFKIMDYSLLLGIHMVDQAGGETAQTEPAAERRKPQNQKVLYNTPMEAIQAEARDAGSPGSRDSTGGIPARNSKGQRLLVYIGIIDILQSYRFIKLLEHTWKSLVQDGDTVSVHRPDFYADRFQKFMCNTVFKRVQLKTSPSKRRHSTMRKSDSAAAQQREQKSNQNQNQNQQPVVKDEKSSDSKEGTAQGDDKKEAPKSNEANGKT, encoded by the exons ATGGCCACGGCCGCAACTCCGGAGGAACCGGAGGGGCTCCAAAGCCACCCTGGAA ATTCAACTGAAGCGGGGAAAGAG ATTCCAGCTCCGGTTTTGAAGAATACAAGTGGCCACCGGGGAGGGGATCAGACTGGGGAGACCGTCTACAAAAAG ACGCCTTCGTGGGCTCTGCAAGGCGCCATCCAGCTGGGGATCACGCACACGGTGTGCAGCTTGGCTCAGAAGTCCGAGCGGGACGTGCTGCTGCAGGACTTCGAAGAGGTGGAGAGCATCTACTTCCCCGG CGAAGGCAGCAGCCACACGCCGGCGCACCACTACGGAGACTTCGGCTTCAAGACGTACGCGCCCATTGCCTTCCGCTACTTCAGGGAAATGTTTTGCATCCAGCCCGATGACTACATG TGTTCTCTGTGCAGCGAGGACCTGATCGAGCTCTCCAACCCGGGAGCCAGCGGCTCGCTCTTCTACCTCTCGCATGACGACCAGTTCATCATGAAGACGGTCCAGCGCAAGGAGGCGGAGTTCCTGCAGAAGCTCCTGCCAGGATACTTCATG AACCTGAACCAGAACAAGCGCACCCTGCTCCCCAAGTTTTACGGCCTCTACTGCATCCAACGAAACGGCACCAACATCCGCATCGTGGTCATGAACAACCTGCTGCCGTCCTCGGTCCGGCTGCACCTCAAGTTCGACCTGAAGGGCTCCACGTACAACCGCCGGGCCTCCTCCAAGGAGCGGGCCAAGGCCTTGCCCACCTACAAGGACCTGGACTTCCTGCAGGACATGCCAGACGGGATGCTGCTGGACCCCGACATGTACAACGCCTTCTGCAAGACGGTGCAGCGGGACTGCCTG GTGCTCCAGAGTTTCAAGATTATGGACTACAGTCTCCTGCTCGGAATCCACATGGTAGATCAGGCCGGCGGAGAGACCGCGCAGACGGAGCCGGCGGCGGAGAGGAGGAAGCCCCAGAACCAGAAGGTCCTGTACAACACGCCCATGGAGGCCATCCAGGCCGAGGCCAGGGACGCCGGCTCGCCGGGAAGCCGCGACTC CACGGGAGGGATTCCGGCACGAAACTCCAAAGGCCAGAGACTGCTGGTGTACATCGGCATCATTGACATTCTGCAGTCTTACAG ATTTATCAAGTTGCTGGAGCACACGTGGAAGTCTCTGGTTCAAGACGGG GATACAGTCTCGGTGCACAGGCCCGATTTCTACGCCGACCGATTCCAGAAGTTCATGTGCAACACGGTCTTCAAGAGAGTCCAAT TGAAGACGTCGCCGTCAAAGAGGCGCCACAGCACTATGAGGAAGTCTGACAGCGCCGCGGCACAGCAGCGAGAACAGAAGAGCaaccagaatcagaaccagaacCAGCAGCCGGTTGTCAAGGATGAGAAAAGCTCGGACAGCAAAGAGGGCACGGCCCAAGGCGATG ATAAAAAGGAAGCACCTAAATCCAATGAGGCAAACGGAAAGACCTGA
- the psmd4a gene encoding 26S proteasome non-ATPase regulatory subunit 4a isoform X1: protein MVLESTMVCVDNSEYMRNGDFLPTRLQAQQDAVNIVCHSKTRSNPENNVGLITMANNCEVLTTLTPDSGRILSKLHAVQPRGNICFCTGIRVAHLALKHRQGKNHKMRIIAFVGSPVEDNEKELVKMAKRLKKEKVNVDIINFGEEELNTEKLTAFINTLNGKEGAGSHLVTVPPGPSLADALLSSPILAGEGGSMMGLGASDFEFGVDPSADPELALALRVSMEEQRQRQEEEARRATAASVAEGTVPMPAVDESEEALLKMSVSQPEAGAAVIPDFSSMTEEEQIAYAMQMSLAGGEYSDTDTSVPMDATDSVKEEDDYDVMQDPEFLQSVLENLPGVDPNNEAIRNAMGSLASQTGSKPDGKKDDEKKK, encoded by the exons ATGGTGCTCGAAAGTACTATGGTCTG CGTGGACAACAGCGAATACATGCGAAATGGCGATTTTCTACCAACGAGGCTTCAAGCTCAGCAAGACGCCGTCAACATTGTGTGTCACTCCAAAACACGGAGCAACCCCGAGAACAACGTGGGCCTCATCACCATGGCCAA TAACTGCGAGGTGCTGACCACGCTGACGCCCGATTCTGGACGCATCCTATCCAAGCTTCATGCCGTCCAGCCCAGAGGGAACATTTGCTTCTGCACAGGCATTCGAGTGGCCCAC CTGGCTCTAAAGCATCGCCAAGGTAAAAACCACAAGATGAGGATCATCGCCTTTGTGGGGAGTCCCGTGGAGGATAACGAAAAAGAA CTTGTCAAAATGGCAAAGCGCTTGAAAAAGGAGAAAGTGAATGTGGATATTATCAACTTTGGAGAAGAG GAGTTGAACACCGAGAAGCTGACGGCCTTCATCAACACGCTCAACGGCAAGGAGGGCGCCGGCTCTCACCTGGTCACGGTGCCCCCGGGGCCCAGCCTGGCTGACGCCCTGCTCTCCTCGCCCATCCTCGCCGGCGAAGGCGGCTCCATGATGGGCCTCGGCGCCAGCGACTTTGAATTCGGCGTTGACCCCAGCGCCGACCCGGAACTGGCCCTT GCGTTGCGCGTGTCCATGGAGGAGCAGCGTCAGcggcaggaggaggaggcccgCAGAGCCACGGCGGCGTCGGTGGCCGAGGGCACTGTGCCCATGCCCGCGGTGGATG AATCAGAGGAGGCTTTGCTGAAGATGTCCGTGTCGCAGCCTGAGGCGGGCGCGGCCGTGATACCCGACTTCAGTAGCATGACAGAAGAGGAGCAGATCGCCTACGCCATGCAGATGTCCCTCGCCGGAGGAG AGTATAGTGATACGGACACAAGTGTTCCAATGGACGCAACAGACTCTGTTAAG GAGGAAGATGACTATGATGTGATGCAGGACCCGGAGTTCCTGCAGAGCGTGCTGGAGAACCTGCCCGGCGTGGACCCCAACAACGAAGCCATCCGCAACGCCATGGGTTCCCTGGCTTCGCAGACGGGGAGCAAGCCCGACGGCAAAAAAGATGAcgaaaagaagaaatga
- the ndufv1 gene encoding NADH dehydrogenase [ubiquinone] flavoprotein 1, mitochondrial isoform X1, with protein MRSASGLDFINSRKKSRMLSLTRAVVSGAARAPAALSHAAVVRFNSTAQSPPKKTKFGPLADEDRIFTNLYGRHDWMLNGALKRGDWYKTKEILLKGVDWILNEIKVSGLRGRGGAGFPTGMKWSFMNKPSDGRPKYLVVNADEGEPGTCKDREIMRNDPHKLVEGCLVAGRAMGARAAYIYIRGEFYNESSNLQVAIHEAYAAGLIGKNACGSGYDFDVFVMRGAGAYICGEETALIESLEGKQGKPRLKPPFPADVGVFGCPTTVANVETVAVAPTICRRGGTWFLSFGRERNSGTKLFNISGHVNHPCTVEEEMSVPLKELIERHAGGVRGGWDNLLAVIPGGSSTPLIPKKVCEEVLMDFDGLVQAQTGLGTAAVIVMDKSTDIIKAIARLIEFYKHESCGQCTPCREGVDWMNNMMWRFVQGDARQSEIDMIWEISKQIEGHTICALGDGAAWPVQGLIRHFRPVMESRIAQFQQQKQATA; from the exons ATGAGAAGCGCTTCCGGTTTGGATTTCATAAACTCTCGGAAGAAGAGCAG GATGCTGTCCCTGACTCGGGCCGTCGTGAGCGGGGCGGCGCGTGCCCCGGCGGCGCTCAGTCACGCCGCCGTTGTGCGATTCAACAGCACTGCGCAG AGTCCTCCAAAGAAAACCAAATTTGGGCCACTGGCTGATGAGGACAGAATTTTCACCAACCTCTACGGCCGTCACGACTGGAT GTTGAATGGTGCCTTGAAGCGTGGAGACTGGTACAAGACCAAGGAGATTCTCCTCAAGGGAGTGGACTGGATCCTCAACGAGATCAAAGTGTCGGGTCTGCGCGGGAGAGGAGGCGCGGGGTTCCCCACCGGTATGAAGTGGAGTTTCATGAACAAGCCCAGTGACGGCAG GCCCAAATATCTGGTCGTGAACGCGGACGAGGGTGAGCCGGGCACGTGCAAAGACCGGGAGATCATGAGGAATGACCCCCACAAGCTGGTGGAGGGCTGCCTGGTGGCCGGCAGAGCCATGGGGGCCCGCGCCGCATACATCTACATCCGGGGGGAGTTCTACAACGAGTCGTCCAACCTGCAG GTGGCCATCCACGAGGCGTACGCGGCGGGGCTCATCGGCAAGAACGCGTGCGGCTCGGGCTACGACTTTGACGTGTTCGTGATGCGCGGCGCCGGCGCCTACATCTGCGGCGAGGAGACGGCGCTCATTGAGTCGCTCGAGGGGAAGCAGGGCAAGCCGCGGCTCAAGCCGCCATTTCCCGCCGACGTGG GCGTGTTCGGCTGCCCGACGACGGTGGCCAACGTGGAAACGGTGGCCGTGGCGCCCACCATCTGCCGCCGCGGGGGCACCTGGTTTCTGAGCTTCGGCCGGGAGAGGAACTCCGGCACGAAGCTCTTCAACATCTCGGGCCACGTCAACCACCCGTGCACCGTCGAGGAGGAGATGTCCGTCCCCCTGAAGGAGCTCATCGAGAGGCACGCGG gcgGTGTTCGCGGCGGATGGGACAACCTGTTGGCCGTCATCCCCGGCGGCTCGTCCACGCCGCTCATCCCCAAGAAGGTGTGCGAGGAAGTGCTGATGGACTTCGACGGCCTCGTCCAGGCCCAGACGGGCCTGGGTACCGCCGCGGTCATCGTCATGGACAAATCC acCGACATCATCAAGGCCATCGCCCGTCTGATCGAGTTTTACAAGCACGAGAGCTGCGGCCAGTGCACCCCTTGCAGAGAAG GGGTGGACTGGATGAACAACATGATGTGGCGTTTCGTGCAAGGCGACGCGCGGCAGTCGGAGATCGACATGATCTGGGAGATCAGCAAGCAGATCGAAGGACACACCATCTGTGCCCTGGGAGACGGCGCCGCCTGGCCCGTGCAG GGCCTGATCAGACACTTCAGGCCCGTGATGGAAAGCCGAATCGCCCAATTCCAACAACAGAAGCAGGCCACAGCTTAA
- the LOC133499650 gene encoding PR domain zinc finger protein 10-like, whose translation MDVLKIEEVIVGTNVMKTNPEMTSESSATSQLQTSEDRDDLHCPQCLITFVTTKARQNHLRRTHPDQYTRQLMQNNTLFSCYKCDRIFASPEELSVHRDVHHRTDDLPVCSSCHKVFPTFSSLFRHKRKGCVKGVWRCRDCDARCRSLLHFHMHCIDEHDRDVVPAAKSGGRLCSICWRHFLTDEALHGHQERVDNAEVKLFNGERPREDKTGKVGGKRKKRIEEETEEDDDEEDDDNEEEEEELQIPCPEADCDLVFPSVDALRAHKRSQHPPPPSSSLKKR comes from the exons ATGGACGTGCTGAAGATCGAGGAAGTCATCGTGGGTACCAACGTGATGAAGACGAACCCAGAGATGACGTCCGAGTCTTCTGCGACGTCCCAGCTGCAAACCT CGGAGGATCGCGACGATCTGCACTGTCCGCAATGCCTCATCACCTTCGTCACCACCAAGGCGAGGCAAAACCACCTGCGGAGGACTCACCCGGATCAGTACACCAGGCAGCTGATGCAG AACAACACGTTGTTCTCGTGTTACAAGTGCGATAGAATTTTTGCTTCCCCCGAAGAACTCAGCGTGCATCGGGACGTCCACCACCGGACCGACGACTTACCCGTCTGCTCCTCCTGCCACAAAGTGTTTCCAACCTTCAGTAGC CTCTTCAGGCACAAGCGGAAGGGCTGCGTGAAGGGCGTGTGGCGCTGCCGAGACTGCGACGCGCGCTGCCGCAGCCTCCTCCATTTCCACATGCACTGCATCGACGAGCACGACCGCGACGTGGTGCCGGCGGCGAAAAGCGGCGGGCGCCTGTGCTCCATCTGCTGGCGCCACTTCCTCACCGACGAGGCGCTGCACGGCCACCAAGAGAGGGTGGACAACGCCGAGGTCAAACTGTTTAACGGCGAGCGCCCCCGGGAAGACAAGACCGGGAAGGTGGGCGGCAAGAGGAAGAAAAGGatcgaggaggagacggaggaagacgacgacgaggaggacgatgacaatgaggaggaggaagaggagctgCAGATCCCGTGTCCCGAAGCAGACTGTGATCTGGTCTTCCCTTCCGTGGATGCACTGAGGGCGCACAAGAGGAGCCAGCACCCTCCGCCGCCTTCGTCGTCCCTCAAAAAGCGCTGA
- the hcn3 gene encoding potassium/sodium hyperpolarization-activated cyclic nucleotide-gated channel 2, which produces MDGWIPVSQWVSKCKRGVEISSLKVSKHRSKSDFSPTRSLGDQKGSNESPAHKADTPRHRSWSSLRFSRWRSGSRKAGRPGTPPAKADIRSDVSQTLFSLVKTHNDDYTAEPDGPLDPDRGDEDDLGEVGPDQSTYFQKQFGSMLQPGVNKFSLRMFGSHKGVAAEQARVQSFGVWIIHPYSDFRFYWDLVMLLLMMSNLVILPWGITFFEDQNTIPWITFNMLSDTLFLMDLVFNFRTGIQGEDSHIVLDPKYIRLHYLRSWFLVDFVSSIPVDYIFLVVDLESLQDSSDVYRTARALRIVRFTKILSLLRLLRLSRLIRYVHQWEEMFNMTYDLASAVVRIINLIGMMLLLCHWDGCLTFMVPMLQDFPADCWVSKNNMVNATWHIQYSYALFMAMSHMLCIGYGAHPPEGTSDVWLTMVSMVVGATCYAMFLGHATNLVQSLDASHRQYQEKYKQVEQYMSFHKLPADVRQRIHDYYEQRFQGKMFDEDSILGELSDPLKEEIVSYNCRGLVANMPLFANTDPHFVTVILTKLRFEVFQPGDFVIREGTLGRKMYFIQHGTVVVTPRGSKDVRLSDGAYFGEICLLTQGRRTASVMAETYCRLYSLSVDSFNEVLEEHPLMRLAFESVAVDRLGRVARRPSYQPPSNK; this is translated from the exons atggatggatggattcctgtGAGTCAGTGGGTTTCAAAATGCAAGCGGGGAGTGGAAATTTCATCTCTAAAGGTGTCCAAACATCGCTCCAAGAGTGACTTCAG CCCCACCAGGAGCCTCGGCGACCAGAAGGGCAGCAACGAGAGTCCCGCTCACAAGGCCGACACGCCGCGCCACCGGAGCTGGAGCAGCCTGCGCTTCTCCCGATGGCGGAGCGGCTCCCGGAAGGCCGGCCGCCCCGGGACGCCCCCCGCCAAGGCGGACATTCGAAGCGACGTGAGCCAGACGCTCTTCTCGCTGGTCAAGACGCACAACGACGACTACACGGCCGAACCCGACGGCCCGCTGGACCCCGACCGGGGTGACGAAGACGACCTGGGGGAGGTCGGTCCGGACCAGTCCACGTACTTCCAGAAGCAGTTCGGATCCATGCTGCAGCCCGGCGTCAACAAGTTCTCGCTGCGCATGTTCGGCAGCCACAAGGGCGTCGCTGCCGAGCAGGCCAGGGTCCAATCCTTTGGAGTGTGGATCATCCATCCTTATAGCGACTTCAG GTTCTACTGGGACCTGGTGATGCTGCTCCTAATGATGAGCAACCTGGTGATCCTGCCCTGGGGCATTACGTTCTTCGAGGACCAGAACACCATCCCCTGGATCACCTTCAACATGCTGTCCGACACACTCTTCCTCATGGACCTGGTCTTCAACTTCCGCACGGGCATCCAGGGCGAGGACAGCCACATCGTGCTGGACCCCAAGTACATCCGCCTGCACTACCTGCGCTCCTGGTTCCTGGTGGACTTCGTCTCCTCCATCCCGGTGGATTACATCTTTCTGGTGGTGGACCTGGAGTCCCTGCAGGACTCGTCGGACGTGTACCGGACTGCCCGCGCCCTCCGCATTGTGCGTTTCACCAAGATCCTCAGCTTGCTGCGACTCCTGCGTCTATCCCGCCTTATCCGTTACGTCCACCAGTGGGAGGAG ATGTTCAACATGACGTACGACCTGGCCAGCGCGGTGGTGCGGATCATCAACCTGATCGGCATGATGCTGCTGCTGTGCCACTGGGACGGCTGCCTGACCTTCATGGTGCCCATGCTGCAGGACTTCCCCGCGGACTGCTGGGTGTCCAAGAACAACATGGTG AACGCCACCTGGCACATCCAGTACTCGTACGCCCTGTTCATGGCCATGAGCCACATGCTGTGCATCGGGTACGGCGCCCACCCTCCGGAGGGCACGAGCGACGTGTGGCTGACCATGGTCAGCATGGTGGTGGGCGCCACCTGCTACGCCATGTTCCTGGGCCACGCCACCAACCTGGTGCAGTCCTTGGACGCCTCGCACCGCCAGTACCAGGAGAAG TACAAGCAGGTGGAGCAGTACATGTCGTTCCACAAGCTGCCCGCCGACGTCCGCCAGAGGATCCACGACTACTACGAGCAGAGGTTCCAGGGGAAGATGTTTGACGAGGACAGCATCCTGGGAGAGCTCAGCGACCCGCTGAAAGAG GAGATCGTCAGCTACAACTGCCGCGGCCTGGTGGCCAACATGCCGCTCTTCGCCAACACCGACCCCCACTTCGTGACCGTGATCCTGACCAAGCTCCGCTTCGAGGTCTTCCAGCCCGGAGACTTCGTCATACGGGAGGGAACGCTGGGTCGCAAGATGTACTTCATCCAGCACGGCACCGTCGTCGTCACCCCGCGGGGCAGCAAGGACGTCAGGCTGAGCGACGGGGCCTATTTCGGGG agATCTGCCTGCTGACTCAAGGTCGCCGCACGGCCAGCGTGATGGCCGAGACGTACTGCCGTCTTTACTCGCTGAGCGTGGACAGCTTCAACGAGGTGCTGGAGGAGCACCCGCTGATGAGGCTGGCCTTTGAGAGCGTGGCCGTGGACCGGCTGGGACGGGTCGCCAGGAGGCCCAGCTATCAGCCCCCCTCAAACAAGTGA
- the ecm1a gene encoding extracellular matrix protein 1 isoform X2: protein MTWIGLLQGFGILLIVSNANVGESTSVDVPFPPARPTVFNQGAICSQGHGRPRYPDSFFPRSGLGHFKRRGKAINRLEFWYAWCCGLQGEDREAGILCCARQAWKQALSQFCIEEYGTMTAHYECCRKYGDQRWSCFDSELSNPDYIATPGYIAPAMPYEPGFIFDPHVC from the exons ATGACCTGGATTGGACTTCTTCAGGGATTTGGGATTCTTCTGATAGTCTCCAACGCGAATGTTGGAG AATCCACATCTGTGGACGTGCCTTTCCCGCCGGCCCGGCCCACGGTGTTCAACCAGGGAGCCATCTGCAGCCAGGGCCACGGTCGCCCCAGGTACCCGGACAGCTTCTTTCCCAGGTCGGGCTTGGGACACTTCAAGCGGCGCGGGAAGGCCATCAACCGGCTGGAGTTCTGGTACGCGTGGTGCTGCGGTCTGCAGGGAGAGGACAGGGAAGCCGGCATACTCTGCTGCGCCAGGCAAGCT TGGAAACAGGCCCTGAGTCAGTTCTGCATCGAGGAGTACGGCACCATGACGGCGCACTACGAGTGCTGCAGGAAATACGGGGACCAACGCTGGAGCTGCTTCGACAGCGAGCTGTCAAACCCGGACTATATCGCCACACCGGGCTACATTGCGCCCGCAATGCCCTACGAGCCCGGCTTCATCTTTGACCCGCATGTTTGCTAA
- the ecm1a gene encoding extracellular matrix protein 1 isoform X1 has product MTWIGLLQGFGILLIVSNANVGAESTSVDVPFPPARPTVFNQGAICSQGHGRPRYPDSFFPRSGLGHFKRRGKAINRLEFWYAWCCGLQGEDREAGILCCARQAWKQALSQFCIEEYGTMTAHYECCRKYGDQRWSCFDSELSNPDYIATPGYIAPAMPYEPGFIFDPHVC; this is encoded by the exons ATGACCTGGATTGGACTTCTTCAGGGATTTGGGATTCTTCTGATAGTCTCCAACGCGAATGTTGGAG CAGAATCCACATCTGTGGACGTGCCTTTCCCGCCGGCCCGGCCCACGGTGTTCAACCAGGGAGCCATCTGCAGCCAGGGCCACGGTCGCCCCAGGTACCCGGACAGCTTCTTTCCCAGGTCGGGCTTGGGACACTTCAAGCGGCGCGGGAAGGCCATCAACCGGCTGGAGTTCTGGTACGCGTGGTGCTGCGGTCTGCAGGGAGAGGACAGGGAAGCCGGCATACTCTGCTGCGCCAGGCAAGCT TGGAAACAGGCCCTGAGTCAGTTCTGCATCGAGGAGTACGGCACCATGACGGCGCACTACGAGTGCTGCAGGAAATACGGGGACCAACGCTGGAGCTGCTTCGACAGCGAGCTGTCAAACCCGGACTATATCGCCACACCGGGCTACATTGCGCCCGCAATGCCCTACGAGCCCGGCTTCATCTTTGACCCGCATGTTTGCTAA
- the psmd4a gene encoding 26S proteasome non-ATPase regulatory subunit 4a isoform X2, which yields MRNGDFLPTRLQAQQDAVNIVCHSKTRSNPENNVGLITMANNCEVLTTLTPDSGRILSKLHAVQPRGNICFCTGIRVAHLALKHRQGKNHKMRIIAFVGSPVEDNEKELVKMAKRLKKEKVNVDIINFGEEELNTEKLTAFINTLNGKEGAGSHLVTVPPGPSLADALLSSPILAGEGGSMMGLGASDFEFGVDPSADPELALALRVSMEEQRQRQEEEARRATAASVAEGTVPMPAVDESEEALLKMSVSQPEAGAAVIPDFSSMTEEEQIAYAMQMSLAGGEYSDTDTSVPMDATDSVKEEDDYDVMQDPEFLQSVLENLPGVDPNNEAIRNAMGSLASQTGSKPDGKKDDEKKK from the exons ATGCGAAATGGCGATTTTCTACCAACGAGGCTTCAAGCTCAGCAAGACGCCGTCAACATTGTGTGTCACTCCAAAACACGGAGCAACCCCGAGAACAACGTGGGCCTCATCACCATGGCCAA TAACTGCGAGGTGCTGACCACGCTGACGCCCGATTCTGGACGCATCCTATCCAAGCTTCATGCCGTCCAGCCCAGAGGGAACATTTGCTTCTGCACAGGCATTCGAGTGGCCCAC CTGGCTCTAAAGCATCGCCAAGGTAAAAACCACAAGATGAGGATCATCGCCTTTGTGGGGAGTCCCGTGGAGGATAACGAAAAAGAA CTTGTCAAAATGGCAAAGCGCTTGAAAAAGGAGAAAGTGAATGTGGATATTATCAACTTTGGAGAAGAG GAGTTGAACACCGAGAAGCTGACGGCCTTCATCAACACGCTCAACGGCAAGGAGGGCGCCGGCTCTCACCTGGTCACGGTGCCCCCGGGGCCCAGCCTGGCTGACGCCCTGCTCTCCTCGCCCATCCTCGCCGGCGAAGGCGGCTCCATGATGGGCCTCGGCGCCAGCGACTTTGAATTCGGCGTTGACCCCAGCGCCGACCCGGAACTGGCCCTT GCGTTGCGCGTGTCCATGGAGGAGCAGCGTCAGcggcaggaggaggaggcccgCAGAGCCACGGCGGCGTCGGTGGCCGAGGGCACTGTGCCCATGCCCGCGGTGGATG AATCAGAGGAGGCTTTGCTGAAGATGTCCGTGTCGCAGCCTGAGGCGGGCGCGGCCGTGATACCCGACTTCAGTAGCATGACAGAAGAGGAGCAGATCGCCTACGCCATGCAGATGTCCCTCGCCGGAGGAG AGTATAGTGATACGGACACAAGTGTTCCAATGGACGCAACAGACTCTGTTAAG GAGGAAGATGACTATGATGTGATGCAGGACCCGGAGTTCCTGCAGAGCGTGCTGGAGAACCTGCCCGGCGTGGACCCCAACAACGAAGCCATCCGCAACGCCATGGGTTCCCTGGCTTCGCAGACGGGGAGCAAGCCCGACGGCAAAAAAGATGAcgaaaagaagaaatga